A window of Macrotis lagotis isolate mMagLag1 chromosome X, bilby.v1.9.chrom.fasta, whole genome shotgun sequence contains these coding sequences:
- the SELPLG gene encoding P-selectin glycoprotein ligand 1: protein MSVIVFFFLLTLQPHGHGQPTRANQTLTREPLLPRIKRNFFEDDDYEYTTPKAEMMDQDNLTTLSLVTAEGAPQGTTKVPVTMDLVQNESMTLEATKGKSTMEELTTEATERPTTNPPLTVESTSGLPSKGQQITHDLTTTKVVTGISEIVIPTTEESTFKAPSSGVHTAGDVGTDTVTMSTMGNSTTDPSVMVTLPSDTGKPKTIASTIGQLTTDSVTPKEPTTSLPAELKSNYSSPTSSLNESALFYITVHPIHNFSTTSSPPSSSHAHSDPPMPKVATEQIRLTNTTALVAVATTAQGFISGNIPVRQCLLAVLILALIATIFLICTVVLAIRLSKKGHTYPVRDYSPTEMVCISSLLAEGEGPPMANGVPANSKTQLLKSTPEENCSGDDLTLHSFIP, encoded by the coding sequence ATGTCTgtgattgttttcttcttcctcctgacCCTCCAGCCTCATGGACATGGACAACCCACTAGGGCCAACCAGACCCTGACCAGAGAGCCCTTGCTTCCCCGAATCAAGAGAAATTTCTTTGAGGATGATGATTATGAGTATACCACCCCAAAAGCAGAGATGATGGACCAAGACAATTTGACTACATTGTCTCTGGTCACAGCGGAAGGAGCACCACAGGGGACCACAAAGGTACCTGTAACCATGGACTTGGTCCAAAATGAATCCATGACCCTTGAGGCCACAAAAGGGAAGTCAACCATGGAGGAGTTGACTACAGAAGCCACAGAGAGGCCTACCACAAACCCCCCACTCACAGTGGAGTCAACTTCAGGTCTGCCCTCCAAAGGACAGCAGATCACACACGACCTCACGACAACCAAGGTGGTTACAGGCATATCAGAAATAGTTATTCCTACCACGGAGGAGTCAACATTCAAAGCCCCAAGTTCAGGTGTCCATACTGCAGGGGATGTGGGCACAGATACAGTGACTATGTCTACCATGGGGAACTCAACCACAGATCCATCAGTCATGGTCACCCTGCCTTCTGATACAGGCAAGCCAAAGACCATAGCCTCTACCATAGGACAGTTGACCACAGACTCTGTTACCCCAAAAGAGCCAACCACCAGCCTTCCTGCAGAGCTCAAATCTAACTATAGCAGCCCAACTTCATCCCTGAATGAATCTGCCCTTTTTTACATCACAGTTCACCCCATACACAATTTTTCTACCACTTCCTCCCCACCTTCCTCATCCCATGCACATTCAGATCCTCCCATGCCTAAGGTAGCTACTGAGCAAATCAGACTCACCAATACCACTGCCCTGGTGGCTGTGGCCACCACTGCCCAGGGGTTCATCTCTGGTAATATTCCAGTGAGGCAGTGTCTGCTGGCTGTCCTCATCTTGGCCCTCATTGCCACCATCTTCCTGATCTGCACTGTGGTCCTGGCCATCCGCCTCTCTAAAAAAGGCCACACTTACCCTGTTCGAGATTACTCTCCCACTGAGATGGTCTGCATCTCTTCCCTGCTGGCTGAGGGTGAGGGACCACCCATGGCAAATGGGGTTCCAGCAAACTCCAAGACCCAGCTTCTCAAGTCTACTCCAGAAGAGAACTGCAGTGGGGATGATCTTACCCTTCACAGCTTCATCCCATAA